The proteins below are encoded in one region of Manis pentadactyla isolate mManPen7 chromosome 2, mManPen7.hap1, whole genome shotgun sequence:
- the LOC118932375 gene encoding LOW QUALITY PROTEIN: 60S ribosomal protein L37a-like (The sequence of the model RefSeq protein was modified relative to this genomic sequence to represent the inferred CDS: inserted 1 base in 1 codon; substituted 1 base at 1 genomic stop codon), producing MAKHTKVGIISKYQTPYAASLRKTVKKIGISQHIKYTRFFXGKPKMKRXAARIWPCGSCMKIVAGGTWTYNTTSALIVKSSVGRLKELKDQ from the exons ATGGCTAAACACACCAAGGTTGGAATCATCAGTAAATACCAGACCCCTTATGCTGCTTCCCTCAGGAAAACGGTGAAGAAAATTGGAATAAGCCAGCACATAAAGTACACTCGCTTCTTCTGAGGCAAACCCAAGATGAAGA CAGCTGCCAGGATCTGGCCCTGTGGTTCCTGCATGAAAATCGTAGCCGGTGGTACCTGGACCTACAACACCACTTCTGCTCTCATAGTAAAGTCGTCTGTCGGAAGACTGAAGGAGCTCAAAGACCAGTAG